One part of the Treponema peruense genome encodes these proteins:
- a CDS encoding 4Fe-4S dicluster domain-containing protein, with translation MQDSKLTSTLIEKASKKLSDGSVQKVVGWRKGLFDYDITPSVFTSADDLQKNFVYDENCGANLSKYLVKITREIETKKSTVRMNNKMAKQRDPNAQDQPIPSEKVLVFLKPCDTYSFTELLKENRIARDDVYAVGIPCDGMKDPETNGISERCSVCKSKKHITYDELIGEEGDVLESKRFDEVEKLEAMTAAERYNFWQNEFSRCIRCNACRDVCPACTCEKCVFDNNKLYTSQKVAQTSFEESLYHIIRAWHVAGRCTDCGECSRVCPEHIPLHLLNRKFAKDINEIYGPYIAGSDMETKPPMLTFTEGDAEPTIVYDRSSDKEGGEE, from the coding sequence ATGCAAGACAGCAAACTGACATCAACTCTCATAGAAAAAGCCTCAAAGAAGCTTTCTGACGGAAGTGTACAGAAAGTTGTCGGCTGGAGAAAAGGTCTCTTCGACTATGACATTACTCCAAGTGTTTTCACTTCTGCAGATGATCTTCAGAAGAACTTTGTCTATGATGAAAACTGCGGTGCAAACCTTTCAAAGTATCTGGTAAAAATTACAAGAGAAATCGAAACAAAGAAAAGCACTGTCAGAATGAACAACAAGATGGCAAAGCAGCGTGACCCGAATGCACAGGACCAGCCCATACCAAGCGAAAAGGTTCTTGTTTTCCTTAAGCCCTGTGACACATACAGTTTTACAGAACTTTTGAAGGAAAACCGCATTGCACGTGACGATGTCTATGCAGTGGGAATTCCCTGTGACGGAATGAAAGATCCGGAAACAAACGGAATTTCTGAAAGATGTTCAGTCTGCAAGAGCAAAAAGCATATCACTTATGACGAACTCATTGGTGAAGAAGGCGATGTTCTGGAATCAAAGAGATTTGATGAAGTAGAAAAGCTTGAAGCAATGACTGCAGCAGAACGCTATAACTTCTGGCAGAACGAATTCAGCCGCTGTATACGCTGTAATGCATGCCGCGATGTTTGCCCTGCCTGTACCTGCGAAAAGTGCGTATTCGACAACAACAAGCTTTATACATCACAGAAAGTGGCTCAGACTTCTTTCGAAGAAAGCCTTTACCACATTATACGTGCATGGCATGTTGCGGGACGCTGTACTGACTGCGGTGAATGTTCACGCGTTTGTCCGGAACATATTCCGCTTCATCTGCTTAACCGCAAGTTTGCAAAGGACATTAACGAAATTTACGGACCTTATATTGCAGGAAGCGACATGGAGACCAAGCCTCCGATGCTTACTTTCACAGAAGGAGATGCGGAACCTACAATCGTATACGACCGCTCTTCAGACAAAGAAGGAGGTGAAGAATAA
- a CDS encoding CoB--CoM heterodisulfide reductase iron-sulfur subunit A family protein translates to MERIGVFVCHCGTNIAGTVDVAKVAEELGKVNGVVYSTHYTYMCSSAGQKMIEDHIKDDKLTGVVLCSCSPRMHEKTFRACAERAGLNPYKVEVANIREQTSWVLKDVEKATEKAIALGKAAVAKSILDTPLTAGETPVTKRALVIGGGIAGITAALDIADAGFPVDIVEKKPTVGGKMAMLDKTFPTLDCASCIVTPKMTEVSQNPNIRILSYSEVVGVKGYIGNFSIDIKRHARYVDETKCTGCGECIEKCPMKKVPNDFNLNLNNKKAIYIPFAQAVPKVATIDANYCLHMQALAKGKDNVCGFCEKACGAGAINYKAQDEVITEKYGAIIVATGYNPIELTKFDEYAYSQSPDVVSSLEFERLCNASGPTNGHLLRPSDGKEPKNIVFVQCVGSRCSADATKGHEYCSKVCCMYTAKHAILTRDHYPDTNCYVFYIDVRTPGKNFDEFYRRAVEQYGVHYIKGQVGKVTPMSDGTLDVQGSDLILNRQIHIKADMVVLAASIEADKSARPLATMLTTSMDNNDFFLEAHAKLRPVESPTAGIFLAGCCQGPKDIPETVAQSSGAAAKAICLLVKDKLKNNPCTAHPDENACNGCGQCANVCPYGAISYIDKDFRGPNRTTITRHVSQVNTAMCQGCGACTVACPSGAMDLNGFSNKQILAEVDSVL, encoded by the coding sequence ATGGAAAGAATTGGTGTTTTCGTATGTCACTGCGGCACTAACATTGCCGGTACGGTTGACGTAGCAAAAGTCGCTGAAGAACTTGGAAAAGTAAACGGTGTTGTTTATTCAACACATTACACATACATGTGTTCTTCTGCCGGACAGAAAATGATTGAAGACCACATAAAGGACGACAAGCTTACAGGCGTTGTTCTTTGTTCCTGCTCACCGCGTATGCACGAAAAGACATTCCGCGCATGTGCAGAAAGAGCCGGTCTTAACCCATACAAAGTAGAAGTAGCAAACATCCGCGAACAGACATCATGGGTTCTCAAGGATGTAGAAAAGGCAACAGAAAAAGCCATTGCACTCGGAAAGGCTGCCGTAGCAAAGTCTATTCTTGACACTCCCCTTACAGCAGGAGAAACACCTGTTACAAAGAGGGCACTTGTTATTGGTGGTGGAATTGCAGGAATTACAGCCGCTTTGGACATTGCAGATGCAGGATTCCCCGTTGACATTGTAGAAAAGAAACCTACAGTCGGTGGAAAAATGGCTATGCTCGACAAGACATTCCCGACCCTTGACTGCGCATCATGTATTGTTACACCAAAGATGACAGAAGTAAGCCAGAACCCCAACATCCGCATTCTTTCTTATTCAGAAGTTGTAGGCGTAAAGGGATATATCGGAAACTTCAGCATAGACATCAAACGCCACGCACGTTATGTTGACGAAACAAAATGTACAGGCTGCGGCGAATGTATCGAAAAGTGTCCTATGAAAAAGGTTCCGAATGACTTTAACCTTAATCTGAACAACAAAAAGGCCATTTACATTCCGTTTGCACAGGCTGTTCCAAAGGTAGCCACAATCGATGCAAACTACTGTCTTCACATGCAGGCTCTTGCAAAAGGCAAGGACAATGTATGCGGATTCTGTGAAAAAGCCTGCGGTGCTGGAGCAATCAACTACAAGGCACAGGATGAAGTTATCACAGAAAAGTACGGAGCTATCATCGTTGCTACAGGATACAACCCGATTGAACTTACAAAGTTTGATGAGTATGCGTATTCACAGAGCCCCGATGTTGTTTCATCTCTTGAATTCGAGCGTCTCTGTAATGCTTCGGGTCCTACAAACGGTCACCTTCTTCGCCCTTCAGACGGAAAAGAACCAAAGAACATTGTTTTTGTACAGTGCGTAGGAAGCCGCTGTTCCGCAGATGCAACAAAGGGTCACGAGTACTGCTCAAAAGTATGCTGTATGTATACTGCAAAGCACGCTATTCTTACACGCGACCACTACCCTGACACAAACTGCTATGTCTTCTATATAGACGTTCGTACTCCGGGAAAGAACTTTGATGAATTCTACCGCCGTGCAGTTGAACAGTACGGTGTTCACTACATCAAAGGTCAGGTAGGAAAAGTTACACCAATGAGCGACGGAACACTTGACGTTCAGGGAAGCGACCTTATCCTTAACAGACAGATTCATATCAAGGCAGACATGGTTGTTCTTGCTGCATCAATCGAAGCAGACAAGAGCGCAAGACCTCTTGCCACAATGCTTACAACTTCAATGGACAACAATGACTTCTTCCTTGAAGCACATGCAAAACTGCGCCCTGTAGAAAGCCCTACTGCCGGAATTTTCCTTGCAGGCTGCTGCCAGGGACCAAAAGATATTCCTGAAACCGTAGCACAGTCATCTGGTGCTGCTGCAAAGGCAATCTGTCTTCTCGTAAAGGACAAGCTCAAGAACAATCCGTGCACAGCCCATCCTGATGAAAATGCATGTAACGGCTGCGGACAGTGTGCAAATGTTTGTCCGTACGGAGCTATCTCTTACATAGACAAGGACTTCCGCGGACCAAACCGCACGACAATCACACGCCACGTTTCCCAGGTAAACACAGCAATGTGTCAGGGATGCGGTGCATGTACTGTAGCATGTCCTTCAGGAGCAATGGATCTTAACGGATTCAGCAACAAACAGATTCTTGCGGAGGTGGATTCAGTACTTTAA
- a CDS encoding 4Fe-4S dicluster domain-containing protein codes for MSEKQMATIYLFGKKYEVPAELTIMNAMEYAGYQLKRGCGCRNGFCGACATIYRIKSENQLQTCLACSKKVEDNMYIATLPFFPLVKQVYDLNTMKPEQAVMMQLYPEIYSCVGCNACTRACPQSLNTMQYIAYAQRGDFAKCADLSFDCVMCGCCSSRCPAGISHPQVAELARRLNGKYIQPQSQHLLDRVAEIESGKLEAMIQNIMNKPLDEIKELYNTRDIEK; via the coding sequence ATGTCAGAAAAACAGATGGCAACAATATACCTGTTCGGAAAGAAATATGAAGTTCCGGCAGAACTTACAATTATGAACGCAATGGAATACGCCGGCTACCAGCTCAAAAGAGGCTGCGGCTGCCGTAACGGATTCTGCGGTGCATGTGCAACAATTTACCGCATTAAGAGCGAGAACCAGCTTCAGACATGTCTGGCATGTTCAAAGAAAGTCGAAGACAACATGTACATTGCAACTCTTCCGTTCTTCCCTCTCGTAAAACAGGTTTATGACCTTAATACAATGAAACCGGAACAGGCTGTAATGATGCAGCTCTACCCCGAGATTTATTCATGCGTAGGATGCAATGCCTGTACAAGAGCATGTCCGCAGAGTCTTAACACAATGCAGTACATCGCATATGCCCAGCGCGGAGACTTTGCAAAGTGTGCAGATCTTTCCTTTGACTGCGTAATGTGCGGATGCTGTTCAAGCCGCTGTCCTGCAGGAATAAGCCACCCGCAGGTTGCAGAACTTGCACGCCGCCTGAACGGAAAATACATTCAGCCACAGAGCCAGCATCTTCTTGACCGTGTAGCAGAAATTGAATCAGGAAAGCTTGAAGCAATGATCCAGAACATCATGAACAAGCCTCTTGACGAGATAAAGGAACTCTACAACACAAGAGACATAGAAAAATAA
- a CDS encoding 4Fe-4S dicluster domain-containing protein, with protein sequence MLSLSAEKIDGFFKAVAASKNLYIPVDNTSGKANFQKWSEGTKLSSQLKTVRSAKDFFFPKTENLVNYKIDGKSVTVEDPRKDVEDFVVFGVRACDAKSFEIIDNVYLKMTPVDSYYKNRRDHGTVVTLACSEPAQTCFCPTYKIDAANPAGDVSAWLADGTYYFLANTDKGKSLLESVKSVLSEADEKAVDAEKKAISEKLEKLPFAHLDLSKFDGKNMMKVFNSKVWDRVSEACLGCGTCTYVCPTCMCFDVRDFDTGNGIKQVRCWDSCMYNDFTQMAAENPRHTQKERSRQRFMHKLVYYPMAHDGLCSCVGCGRCLESCPVNMNIVKVIKAFNEEAAEEK encoded by the coding sequence ATGCTTTCTCTTTCAGCAGAAAAAATCGACGGATTCTTCAAGGCTGTTGCCGCTTCAAAGAATCTTTACATACCTGTTGACAATACTTCAGGAAAGGCCAACTTCCAGAAATGGAGTGAAGGAACAAAACTTTCTTCACAGCTCAAAACTGTACGCTCTGCCAAAGACTTTTTCTTTCCAAAGACAGAGAACCTTGTAAACTACAAGATTGACGGAAAGTCAGTTACAGTTGAAGATCCGCGCAAAGATGTGGAAGACTTCGTTGTATTCGGAGTAAGAGCCTGTGACGCAAAGAGTTTTGAGATAATCGACAATGTTTATCTTAAAATGACTCCGGTTGACTCATACTACAAGAACAGACGCGATCATGGAACTGTAGTTACACTCGCCTGCTCTGAACCTGCACAGACCTGCTTCTGCCCCACATACAAAATTGATGCGGCAAATCCTGCAGGTGATGTTTCTGCCTGGCTTGCTGACGGAACATATTACTTCCTTGCAAACACAGACAAGGGTAAATCACTTCTTGAAAGTGTAAAATCTGTTCTTTCAGAAGCAGATGAAAAGGCAGTTGACGCAGAAAAGAAGGCTATCTCTGAAAAACTCGAAAAGCTTCCGTTTGCACACCTTGATCTTTCCAAATTCGACGGAAAGAACATGATGAAAGTCTTTAACTCAAAGGTTTGGGACCGTGTAAGCGAGGCTTGTCTTGGTTGCGGTACATGTACCTATGTTTGTCCTACCTGTATGTGCTTTGACGTACGCGACTTTGACACAGGAAACGGAATCAAACAGGTGCGCTGCTGGGACTCATGCATGTACAACGACTTTACACAGATGGCTGCAGAAAACCCACGCCATACCCAGAAAGAAAGAAGCCGCCAGAGATTCATGCACAAGCTCGTATACTATCCGATGGCACACGATGGACTGTGTTCCTGCGTAGGCTGCGGAAGATGTCTTGAGAGCTGCCCTGTCAACATGAACATTGTCAAGGTAATCAAGGCGTTCAACGAAGAAGCCGCGGAGGAAAAATAA
- a CDS encoding hydrogenase iron-sulfur subunit, with product METKTNNPNWTPKIVAFCCNWCSYAGADLAGNNRLEYPANVKIIRIPCSCRLNPLFILRAFQRGADGVILCGCHPGDCHYSTGNYFARRRMTLLFSMLDYLGIEKGRTRVEWCSAAEGVRFAGIMNDFVSKITELGENKKLEDVRCKTAN from the coding sequence ATGGAAACCAAAACAAATAATCCAAACTGGACACCAAAAATCGTAGCATTCTGCTGCAACTGGTGTTCATACGCAGGAGCAGACCTTGCCGGAAACAACCGCCTTGAGTACCCTGCAAACGTAAAAATAATCCGCATTCCGTGTTCATGCAGACTGAACCCGCTGTTTATTCTGCGTGCATTCCAGCGTGGTGCTGACGGAGTTATTCTCTGCGGATGCCACCCCGGAGACTGCCACTACTCTACCGGAAACTATTTTGCAAGAAGAAGAATGACTCTTCTGTTCAGCATGCTGGACTATCTTGGAATAGAAAAAGGCCGCACAAGAGTTGAATGGTGTTCAGCTGCGGAAGGTGTTCGCTTTGCTGGAATCATGAACGATTTCGTATCTAAGATTACAGAGCTTGGCGAAAACAAAAAGCTGGAGGACGTAAGATGCAAGACAGCAAACTGA
- a CDS encoding 4Fe-4S dicluster domain-containing protein, whose translation MLDSEIQKYKDLILETSGVNTKKCMVCGKCSGTCPNYDSMEYHPHQFVQMVENGEIESLLKSKSIYTCLTCFACLERCPRQVEPAKLIDAVRTVVERERGPLHLDPVQVPEKLDDDTPQQLLMSAFRKYRK comes from the coding sequence ATGCTTGACTCTGAAATTCAGAAATACAAGGATCTTATCCTTGAAACAAGCGGTGTGAACACAAAAAAATGCATGGTATGCGGAAAATGCTCAGGCACATGCCCGAACTACGATTCCATGGAATATCACCCGCATCAGTTTGTGCAGATGGTCGAAAACGGCGAAATTGAAAGCCTTCTTAAAAGCAAGTCCATTTACACCTGTCTTACATGCTTTGCGTGTCTTGAAAGATGTCCGCGCCAGGTTGAACCTGCAAAGCTTATCGATGCAGTTCGTACTGTTGTAGAACGCGAAAGAGGTCCGCTTCATCTTGATCCTGTTCAGGTTCCTGAAAAGCTTGATGATGACACACCCCAGCAGCTTCTTATGAGCGCATTCAGAAAATACAGAAAATAG
- a CDS encoding L-lactate dehydrogenase → MANKITIIGAGQVGSSIAYALCLKSIATEIVMIDIDKDRAMGEALDIRQGTPYMSPVNIHDGDYEDAKDSDIVILTSGVARKPGQSRLELAQTNVNITKSIIPQITKVAPNAIYVIVANPVDILTYQFVKTSGIPADHIIGTGTLLDTARLRTKIADVYGIGQPNLHAYVFGEHGDSSFVPWSLVNVASVPVDAYYDSLNGKGIAKPDHAEIEDFVRKSGGIIISAKKCTNYGIGATTTRLCEIIKNSTDSVTIASSMLTGEYGISDVCLSILTVVGGNGITGRLVAPLTDSEIAQLKHSADCLKDVIKHIEF, encoded by the coding sequence ATGGCAAACAAAATTACCATCATCGGAGCGGGACAGGTAGGATCTTCTATTGCCTACGCTCTCTGCCTTAAGAGCATAGCGACAGAAATCGTAATGATCGACATTGACAAGGACAGGGCTATGGGCGAAGCTCTTGACATTCGTCAGGGAACACCCTATATGAGTCCGGTAAACATTCATGACGGAGACTATGAAGATGCAAAGGATTCTGACATTGTTATCCTTACTTCAGGAGTAGCCCGCAAACCGGGTCAGTCACGCCTTGAACTTGCACAGACAAACGTCAACATTACAAAATCAATTATTCCGCAGATTACAAAAGTCGCACCCAATGCCATCTACGTAATCGTTGCAAATCCTGTAGACATTCTTACATACCAGTTCGTAAAAACATCAGGAATTCCTGCAGACCACATTATCGGAACAGGAACCCTTCTTGATACAGCACGCCTTCGCACAAAGATTGCCGATGTATACGGAATCGGACAGCCCAACCTCCATGCATACGTATTCGGAGAGCACGGAGATTCTTCTTTCGTACCGTGGTCACTGGTAAACGTAGCTTCTGTTCCTGTAGACGCATACTATGACAGCCTTAACGGAAAGGGAATTGCAAAGCCTGACCATGCAGAAATCGAAGACTTTGTACGCAAGTCCGGCGGAATCATCATTTCTGCAAAAAAATGCACAAACTACGGAATTGGTGCCACAACAACACGTCTCTGCGAGATAATCAAAAACTCAACAGATTCTGTAACAATTGCATCTTCAATGCTTACAGGCGAATACGGAATCAGCGATGTATGTCTAAGCATTCTGACTGTTGTAGGAGGAAACGGAATAACAGGAAGACTTGTTGCCCCTCTTACAGACAGCGAAATTGCACAGCTCAAGCACTCTGCTGACTGCCTCAAAGACGTAATCAAACACATCGAATTCTAA
- the fumC gene encoding class II fumarate hydratase: MEYRIEHDSMGEVKVPADKLWGAQTERSHENFLIGVGIETMPREITKAFGYLKKAAAIANNALKPEKMTDAKVKAISQACDEVISGALNENFPLVVWQTGSGTQSNMNTNEVIANRANQIAGTKLCHPNDDINMSQSSNDTFPTAMHIAAVVELEDKLFPAIDLLTDTFKKLEKANEGIVKSGRTHLQDAVPIQFSQEISGWRTSLERDKEMLSSSLPYLKQLALGGTAVGTGLNAPKGFDSLVAQKVSELTGKDFITAPNKYHALTSKDEIVFAHGALKALAADLMKIANDVRWLASGPRCGLGEIHIPENEPGSSIMPGKVNPTQCEAMTMVAVQVIGNDTAVGMAASQGNFELNVFMPVIAYNFLQSVRLLAEVMVSFNKNCAVGITANKEKMHFNLYNSLMLVTALNPYIGYENAAKTSHKAYEENISLKDACVQLGFLTAEKFDEVFHPEEMAQSK, encoded by the coding sequence ATGGAATACAGAATTGAACACGACAGCATGGGCGAAGTAAAGGTTCCCGCAGACAAACTCTGGGGAGCACAGACTGAACGCAGCCATGAGAACTTTCTTATCGGTGTCGGAATCGAAACTATGCCGCGCGAAATTACAAAGGCTTTCGGTTACCTTAAAAAGGCTGCTGCGATTGCAAACAACGCACTCAAGCCCGAAAAGATGACAGATGCAAAAGTAAAAGCAATAAGCCAGGCCTGCGATGAAGTTATTTCGGGCGCTCTCAACGAGAATTTTCCTCTTGTAGTATGGCAGACAGGAAGCGGCACACAGAGCAACATGAACACAAACGAGGTTATTGCAAACCGCGCCAATCAGATTGCAGGAACAAAACTGTGCCACCCGAACGATGACATCAACATGAGCCAGTCCTCAAATGACACCTTCCCTACAGCAATGCACATTGCAGCCGTTGTTGAACTTGAAGACAAACTTTTCCCTGCGATTGACCTTCTTACAGATACATTCAAAAAGCTTGAAAAAGCAAACGAAGGCATCGTAAAGTCAGGAAGAACACATCTTCAGGATGCTGTACCGATTCAGTTCAGCCAGGAAATTTCGGGCTGGAGAACTTCACTTGAACGCGACAAAGAAATGCTTTCTTCTTCCCTTCCCTACCTCAAGCAGCTTGCACTGGGAGGAACTGCTGTAGGAACAGGACTCAACGCTCCAAAGGGATTTGATTCTCTCGTAGCACAGAAAGTCAGTGAACTTACCGGAAAGGATTTTATTACAGCCCCCAACAAATATCATGCCCTTACATCAAAAGACGAGATCGTTTTTGCACACGGAGCCCTCAAGGCACTTGCTGCAGACCTCATGAAGATTGCAAATGATGTACGCTGGCTGGCTTCAGGTCCAAGATGTGGTCTTGGTGAGATTCACATTCCTGAAAATGAACCGGGTTCTTCCATTATGCCGGGAAAGGTTAACCCCACACAGTGCGAGGCAATGACAATGGTTGCCGTTCAGGTTATAGGAAATGACACTGCCGTCGGAATGGCTGCAAGTCAGGGTAACTTTGAACTCAACGTTTTTATGCCGGTAATTGCATACAACTTCCTTCAGTCAGTACGTCTTCTTGCAGAAGTTATGGTAAGCTTTAACAAGAACTGTGCTGTAGGAATTACGGCCAACAAAGAGAAGATGCACTTTAATCTGTACAATTCCCTTATGCTCGTTACGGCACTCAATCCGTACATCGGTTACGAAAATGCCGCAAAGACAAGCCATAAAGCCTATGAAGAAAACATATCCCTTAAGGATGCCTGTGTTCAACTTGGTTTCCTTACGGCAGAAAAATTTGACGAAGTGTTCCATCCCGAAGAGATGGCTCAGAGCAAATAG
- a CDS encoding CoB--CoM heterodisulfide reductase iron-sulfur subunit B family protein, with protein sequence MGDNKTNEGSANLTYSYFPGCTLKNKAKDLDMYGRLSAQALGFNLEEIEDWQCCGGVYTTGKNEIASKLPSVRALAASRDKNQTLVTLCSACYNVLKQVNDDMKNDENTVLHVNNYLKQDGIEYNGETKVLHFLEVLRDVIGWDNVKKAVKNPFKGKKIGAYYGCLLLRPGKVMEFDDPENPQIIEDFIKAIGGTPVIYSQRNECCGAYAGFEDPSIPQKRARAILDNAQDMGADFLVTSCPLCRYNLIKNKGESNLDVIYFTELLAEALGIKENADA encoded by the coding sequence ATGGGTGACAACAAGACAAACGAAGGTTCAGCGAACCTTACTTATTCTTATTTTCCCGGATGCACGCTCAAGAACAAGGCAAAGGACTTGGACATGTACGGTCGTCTGAGCGCACAGGCTCTCGGTTTCAATCTTGAAGAAATCGAAGACTGGCAGTGCTGTGGCGGTGTGTACACAACAGGCAAAAACGAAATTGCCTCCAAGCTTCCTTCTGTCCGTGCCCTTGCGGCTTCCAGAGATAAGAACCAGACTCTCGTAACACTCTGTTCTGCATGCTACAACGTGCTCAAACAGGTGAATGATGACATGAAGAATGATGAAAATACTGTTCTTCACGTTAACAATTATCTCAAGCAGGACGGAATCGAATACAACGGAGAAACAAAAGTTCTGCACTTCCTTGAAGTTCTCCGCGATGTTATCGGCTGGGACAATGTAAAAAAAGCCGTAAAGAATCCGTTCAAAGGAAAGAAAATCGGTGCCTATTACGGATGCCTTCTTCTTCGCCCCGGAAAAGTAATGGAATTTGATGATCCGGAAAACCCCCAGATAATAGAAGATTTTATCAAGGCAATCGGTGGAACTCCTGTAATTTACTCACAGCGCAATGAATGTTGCGGTGCATATGCAGGTTTTGAAGATCCGTCAATTCCGCAGAAAAGAGCCAGGGCAATTCTTGACAACGCACAGGACATGGGAGCAGACTTCCTTGTAACAAGTTGCCCTCTTTGCCGCTACAATCTTATAAAGAACAAGGGTGAAAGCAACCTCGATGTAATTTATTTTACAGAACTTCTTGCCGAAGCTCTTGGAATTAAGGAGAACGCTGATGCTTGA
- a CDS encoding FAD/NAD(P)-binding protein, which produces MEQNESFIPYVGKIIDIRQETPDVKTFSVVGKDGKKLFEHIPGQCAMLIVPGVGESMISITSSPTLETHMEFSIKKCGCVTEWLHNAEVGQEICVRGPIGNGFPVEGALKGKDILVIAGGIGIAPVHSVVNYMMDKRENYGRIQVIYGGRSKADLVRLEEMQNVWMKQPNCSIDLTIDRAEEGWDGHVGFVPPFVTECNPNPDMTVIMCGPPILIHLSLDALKKLGFKDTQIFTTMEMRMKCGIGKCGRCNIGNKFVCKDGPVFSFDQLGELPPEY; this is translated from the coding sequence ATGGAACAGAACGAATCATTCATTCCTTATGTCGGAAAAATTATCGACATCCGTCAGGAAACACCGGACGTAAAAACATTCAGTGTTGTAGGCAAAGACGGAAAAAAGCTTTTTGAGCACATTCCCGGACAGTGCGCCATGCTTATAGTTCCGGGAGTCGGAGAGTCAATGATTTCTATCACTTCCTCACCGACACTTGAAACACACATGGAATTCAGCATCAAAAAGTGCGGATGCGTTACCGAATGGCTTCACAATGCTGAAGTCGGTCAGGAAATCTGCGTAAGAGGACCTATCGGAAACGGATTCCCTGTAGAAGGTGCCCTTAAAGGAAAAGATATTCTGGTAATTGCCGGCGGTATCGGAATTGCCCCTGTTCACTCTGTAGTAAACTACATGATGGACAAGCGCGAAAACTACGGCCGCATTCAGGTTATTTACGGCGGACGCTCAAAGGCAGATCTTGTTCGCCTGGAAGAAATGCAGAATGTCTGGATGAAACAGCCAAACTGTTCGATTGACCTTACAATAGACCGTGCAGAAGAAGGCTGGGACGGCCACGTTGGTTTTGTTCCCCCGTTTGTTACGGAATGCAATCCCAACCCTGACATGACCGTAATCATGTGCGGACCTCCAATCCTCATCCACCTGTCACTCGATGCTCTCAAGAAACTGGGCTTCAAGGATACTCAGATTTTCACAACAATGGAAATGAGAATGAAGTGCGGAATCGGCAAGTGCGGCAGATGCAATATTGGAAACAAATTTGTCTGCAAAGACGGACCTGTTTTCAGCTTTGACCAGCTTGGAGAGCTTCCTCCGGAATATTAA